A stretch of Candidatus Zixiibacteriota bacterium DNA encodes these proteins:
- the ruvX gene encoding Holliday junction resolvase RuvX — MTMRLDRTFLGIDYGTRRIGVAKSDLSGMIASSYTVLTVKSVEDAVKQLSQLIGDVSPDGIVFGYPLHQSGEVSKACLEIDKFILKLQESISAPIHRFDESYTSEDAHDVIHAHGKKVGQDKKRIDAIAAVIILQRFLDEQAFHSGNE; from the coding sequence ATGACAATGCGTCTTGACCGGACATTTTTAGGAATTGATTATGGCACACGACGTATAGGTGTAGCCAAAAGCGATCTGAGCGGGATGATTGCTTCTTCGTATACGGTGCTTACTGTAAAATCAGTCGAAGACGCCGTCAAGCAGTTAAGCCAGCTTATTGGGGATGTCAGTCCCGACGGGATTGTTTTCGGCTATCCCCTGCATCAGTCCGGGGAAGTGAGCAAGGCGTGTCTCGAGATCGACAAATTTATATTAAAGCTCCAAGAATCAATCTCCGCTCCCATACACCGTTTTGATGAGAGTTATACGTCGGAGGACGCCCATGATGTCATCCACGCACATGGCAAAAAAGTCGGACAGGACAAAAAACGTATCGATGCCATTGCCGCGGTTATAATTTTGCAGCGCTTTCTCGATGAGCAAGCCTTCCACAGCGGCAATGAATAA
- the mltG gene encoding endolytic transglycosylase MltG, which produces MSKPSTAAMNKVWDVIVYVVMTTLLMTIGAGMFIVHVVVSGLLVVQRNNGMVKKIVLLIFIVALVIGGYGLYSYYAMKDIGAGLVTVVIKPGDSFAFVADSLVNGGVVKSARALKVAARIRGVDKKLVVGRYDFSGDNSIQSALDKLASGDFLKVRVTIIEGSPIWRVASQLARTMNADSAEVIALSKNAAFLQELKLPYLEGYLFPETYFFPWHTGAKEALSQMVQMFRGQTENVISTKSANGLTPEQVLILASIVEAEAMIDAEKPKIASVYLNRLEKRMRLDADPTVIYGLGGLDRPLYTKDIAIITPYNTYRKYGLPPTPINSPGLEAIKAVLSPDIHEYLFFVADGSGGHRFTKTNAEHNRARRDIRRARKAAGG; this is translated from the coding sequence ATGAGCAAGCCTTCCACAGCGGCAATGAATAAAGTATGGGATGTAATCGTCTATGTTGTTATGACAACCCTGCTCATGACAATAGGGGCGGGAATGTTCATTGTGCATGTAGTCGTCAGCGGATTGTTGGTGGTACAACGGAATAACGGTATGGTTAAGAAAATTGTTCTGCTCATTTTTATTGTCGCATTAGTCATTGGTGGTTACGGGCTGTACAGCTATTATGCGATGAAGGATATCGGCGCGGGGCTTGTCACAGTTGTCATAAAGCCGGGGGACTCTTTTGCCTTTGTCGCTGACAGCCTCGTGAATGGCGGAGTGGTGAAATCGGCGCGAGCGCTCAAAGTTGCCGCAAGAATTCGCGGGGTCGATAAGAAGCTTGTTGTCGGGAGATATGATTTTTCGGGAGATAATTCTATTCAGTCGGCTCTCGATAAACTCGCATCGGGGGATTTTCTTAAAGTCCGGGTGACCATTATTGAGGGGTCTCCAATTTGGAGGGTAGCCTCACAACTCGCGCGGACGATGAATGCCGATTCAGCCGAAGTTATTGCGCTTTCCAAAAATGCGGCGTTTCTGCAGGAGCTTAAACTGCCGTATTTAGAGGGTTATCTTTTTCCTGAAACATATTTTTTCCCGTGGCATACGGGCGCTAAAGAGGCGTTGAGTCAAATGGTACAGATGTTTCGCGGCCAGACAGAAAATGTCATCTCGACAAAATCAGCTAATGGTCTTACTCCCGAGCAGGTGTTGATACTGGCATCGATTGTCGAAGCAGAGGCCATGATCGATGCCGAGAAGCCGAAAATCGCTTCGGTATATCTTAATCGTCTCGAGAAGAGAATGCGGCTCGATGCCGACCCGACTGTTATATATGGATTGGGCGGGCTGGACAGGCCGTTGTATACGAAGGATATTGCTATTATTACGCCGTACAATACATATCGAAAATATGGTCTCCCTCCGACCCCAATAAACTCACCGGGGCTTGAGGCGATAAAGGCAGTGCTTAGTCCCGATATACATGAGTATTTATTTTTTGTGGCTGATGGCAGCGGCGGGCATAGATTTACAAAAACGAATGCCGAGCATAATCGGGCGCGGAGGGATATCCGTAGGGCAAGAAAGGCCGCTGGCGGGTGA